The following proteins are co-located in the Candidatus Nitrotoga sp. AM1P genome:
- the mpl gene encoding UDP-N-acetylmuramate:L-alanyl-gamma-D-glutamyl-meso-diaminopimelate ligase, which produces MHIHILGICGTFMGGIAVLAKQARHRVTGCDANVYPPMSTQLEAQGIELIEGFGPEQITLQPDIFVIGNVVSRGNPLMEEILNRNLPYISGPQWLAQNLLQNKWVLAVAGTHGKTTTSSMLAWILEYAGLNPGFLIGGVPQNFGLSARLTDTPFFVIEADEYDTAFFDKRSKFIHYRPRTVILNNLEFDHADIFSDLAAIETQFHHLVRTVPGNGLIISNGRADSLKRVISHGCWTPVELFACADGWNIDADNHVTFNGEAHGELKWELMGEHNRLNTLAALAAARHAGVSVVDGLAALSEFKNVKRRMEVRGVVNDITVYDDFAHHPTAIATTVSGLRAKAGSARILAVLEPRSNTMKLGVMKNALPGSLKDADLVFCYDFNLGWNTRAVLAPLGDRAIIKDNLGELITDIVATARPGDNILIMSNGGFGGIHEKLLQRLAGL; this is translated from the coding sequence ATGCACATTCATATCCTTGGTATTTGCGGCACCTTCATGGGCGGCATTGCAGTGCTGGCCAAGCAAGCAAGACATCGCGTCACCGGCTGCGACGCCAACGTTTACCCGCCGATGAGCACGCAACTTGAGGCGCAAGGCATAGAACTGATTGAAGGCTTCGGCCCGGAACAAATCACTCTTCAGCCGGACATTTTCGTTATCGGCAATGTGGTCTCGCGCGGAAATCCTCTCATGGAAGAAATCCTCAATCGCAACCTGCCCTACATCTCCGGCCCGCAGTGGCTGGCGCAAAATCTGCTGCAGAATAAGTGGGTACTGGCAGTTGCAGGTACGCATGGCAAGACCACTACCTCCTCAATGCTGGCGTGGATACTGGAATATGCAGGCTTGAACCCGGGTTTCCTGATCGGCGGCGTGCCGCAGAATTTCGGACTCTCTGCGCGTTTAACCGATACGCCTTTCTTCGTCATTGAAGCGGATGAATATGACACCGCCTTCTTCGACAAACGCTCCAAGTTCATTCATTACCGTCCGCGCACTGTCATCCTCAACAATCTGGAGTTCGATCACGCTGACATCTTTTCTGACTTGGCCGCCATCGAAACGCAATTCCATCATCTGGTTCGCACTGTGCCCGGCAACGGGCTGATAATCAGCAACGGCCGTGCCGATTCATTAAAGCGCGTAATCAGCCACGGCTGCTGGACACCCGTGGAATTATTTGCCTGTGCTGATGGCTGGAACATCGACGCAGATAATCACGTAACTTTTAATGGCGAAGCACATGGTGAATTGAAATGGGAATTGATGGGCGAACACAACCGCCTGAATACACTCGCCGCACTTGCCGCCGCGCGTCATGCCGGTGTGTCTGTAGTGGATGGACTAGCGGCATTGAGCGAATTTAAAAACGTCAAACGGCGCATGGAAGTGCGCGGCGTGGTAAACGATATCACCGTGTATGACGACTTCGCGCATCATCCCACTGCAATTGCCACTACCGTGTCAGGGCTGCGCGCCAAAGCCGGTAGCGCGCGCATCCTGGCGGTGCTGGAGCCACGTTCCAATACCATGAAACTCGGCGTGATGAAGAACGCCCTACCCGGCAGTCTCAAGGATGCCGACCTGGTCTTTTGCTACGATTTCAATTTAGGTTGGAACACTCGCGCGGTACTCGCTCCGTTGGGAGACAGGGCTATCATAAAAGATAATTTAGGCGAATTGATAACAGACATTGTTGCCACAGCTCGCCCCGGCGATAACATTCTGATCATGAGCAACGGCGGATTTGGCGGGATACATGAGAAATTGTTGCAGCGGTTAGCCGGTTTGTAA
- a CDS encoding DMT family protein, which produces MPHPLLLTTLLLIASNVFMTFAWYGHLKNFTHSPWYVAALVSWGIALFEYLLQVPANRIGYSELSLGQLKILQEVITLSVFVPFAVLYMGQPLKLDYLYAALCLMGAVFFIFRA; this is translated from the coding sequence CTACTACTGATTGCTTCAAACGTGTTCATGACTTTTGCGTGGTATGGACACCTCAAAAATTTTACCCATTCGCCGTGGTACGTTGCCGCGCTGGTGAGCTGGGGCATCGCACTATTCGAATATCTGTTACAGGTACCAGCCAACCGCATCGGCTATAGCGAACTCAGCTTGGGACAACTGAAAATTTTGCAGGAAGTCATCACCCTGTCGGTATTCGTTCCTTTCGCCGTGCTATACATGGGCCAGCCGCTGAAGCTGGACTACCTGTATGCCGCGCTGTGCCTGATGGGCGCGGTGTTTTTTATTTTCAGGGCATAA